In the genome of Cryptomeria japonica chromosome 8, Sugi_1.0, whole genome shotgun sequence, one region contains:
- the LOC131857658 gene encoding uncharacterized protein LOC131857658, whose translation MMLFGTHNSLDFLKSAFPDGDPSSLSPDKINKVWSEVQGKDGSLKDGKENQKYEENVLEGEDSCTLVEKKKVRKGAPQAVISIRNKLKADVDGSAMFKVAQKLRFIKYSVKRWNKEVFGDIFASKSTIQLHLKEIQDKIQLEGYTSISLAMENDILVKYHDNIAKDEEIWKQRSRSLWLATSDKNIEFFHMIALKHKVANRISHISIDGVVLDKEEYIRGEVVHFFSSLLFVDPNLNVEAQDNLLEDIPSVLGEEHNIFLTTIPSKEEIKKVLFSFEGNKALSPDGFPMFFFQNFGHIVELYVINIVKEFFGAGNLLKELNSTFIVLVPKSSGAASMDFFHPISLCNSF comes from the exons ATGATGCTATTTGGAACTCATAATTCTTTGGATTTTTTAAAATCTGCATTCCCAGATGGTGatccttcttctctttctccaGATAAGATAAATAAGGTATGGTCTGAGGTGCAGGGGAAAGATGGCTCTCTAAAAGATGGTAAGGAGAACCAAAAGTATGAAGAGAATGTTTTGGAGGGAGAGGATTCTTGCACGCTAGTTGAAAAAAAGAAAGTAAGAAAAGGTGCTCCTCAGGCTGTCATTTCTATAAGGAACAAACTGAAGGCAGATGTTG ATGGATCTGCGATGTTCAAGGTTGCTCAAAAATTAAGATTTATCAAATATAGTGTCAAGCGCTGGAATAAGGAGGTGTTTGGAGATATTTTTGCTTCGAAGTCTACCATCCAACTCCACCTCAAAGAGATCCAAGATAAGATTCAATTGGAGGGGTATACTTCTATCTCTCTAGCCATGGAAAATGATATTTTAGTTAAATATCATGATAATATTGCTAAGGATGAAGAAATATGGAAGCAAAGATCGAGATCACTTTGGCTAGCTACTAGTGATAAAAATATCGAGTTTTTTCACATGATAGCTCTTAAACATAAAGTTGCTAATAGGATCTCTCACATTTCTATCGACGGCGTGGTTTTGGATAAGGAAGAATATATTCGGGGGGAAGTTGTTCACTTCTTCTCCTCGcttctttttgttgatcctaatttGAATGTGGAAGCTCAAGATAATTTGTTAGAGGATATCCCTTCTGTTTTGGGAGAAGAACATAACATATTCCTGACTACCATTCCCTCTAAGGAGGAGATAAAAAAAGTTTTGttttcttttgaaggtaacaaagctTTGAGCCctgatggtttccccatgttctttttccagaATTTTGGGCATATTGTGGAACTATATGTTATTAatattgtcaaagaattctttggagcTGGGAATTTACTCAAAGAGTTGAATTCTACTTTTATTGTTTTGGTTCCTAAATCTTCTGGAGCTGCTTCTATGGATTTCTTTCACCCTATTAGCCTTTGCAATTCATTTTAA